The genomic segment GAAGCCCACCGCCCGTTCCAGCCCGGCGAGTCCGGCCAGCACCCCACGGGCCGTCGACTCGCCGCCCGGGGCGACGCCGACGACCAGAAAGACCGCGGCGGGTGTCAGCGGGCCGAGCATCGGCTGCGGCAGGACGTCCTCCGGCATGACCGGCAGCGCCATGGTTCCCCCTTCACGCACCACACGTGCGCACCACGCGTGGACCACCTTCACTCAGGACGGCACGGGCGGCACCGGCGCCGCCGCACACCCGACCCCGCCCTCCGCCCCCTCACCATGCCCGGTCGGGACGAGGACGATACCCGCCGCCTCCCACTCCCCCTCAAACCATGATGAACGCCACAACCTCCCAGGTCACAAAGGCAGTTACCGAAGTGCGGTCCTCGTTGTATACGCCGAGACCCGGACGTCCAATACTGTGCGCACACGTCACCAGGGGGACTCCATGAAGTGGTTTCAGCGCGACCGTGCGAAGCGACAGGCCCAGGTGGTGCCGCTCTCCGGGGTCGGCAAGAGCGACGAGCCACCTCGGCAGGCTCCCCCGCTGCTCACCGCGGGCGGGCCGGCACTCCAGCGGATCGGCGGGGACGGCGACAGGGTCACCCAACTGACCACCGGGACGGGGCCGGTCGTCCTCGACATCACGCACACGGGGGCCGGGCACTTCGTCGTGGACACCCTGGACGGCAGGCTGCACTCCCAGAGCCAACTCGTCTACACCGACGGGCCCTTCTCGTGCCGTGCCCTGGTGAACGCGGACGACCGGCCGGTGCGGGCGCTGCGCATCCAGGCGGACGGCCCGTGGACGGTCGACGTGAGCCCGGTGTCGAGTGCGCTGGCCTGTGAGGGCACCACGCGGCGCCCCGCGTCGGACGTGCTGCGCCACACCGGCGGCCCCGGGATCGCGACCCTCCGGTACGAGGGCGATCCGCGGTCCGACGACGGTGGCTACTTCCTCGTCGACACCTTCGAGCCGGACGGCACCGGCTTCCTCGACCAGTTGGCCAACCACGTCGGCCCCTGGCACGGCGAAGCCCCCCTCACCGGCCCCTGCCTCATCTACGCCCGCTCCGACGGCCCGTGGTCCATCGACGTGCGGCTCCTGAAGCCCCCCGCCCCGCCGTGACGGCCACCCCCGCTTCCTGACCGGTCACGGGCCCCACGAGCCCTTTCTCCGCGCGCCGCTACGCGGCGGAAGCGGGCGCCTCCACCGTGCTCGGGTTCTGCTCCTCGGGACCGGAGCCGGAGTCGGCGACCGTTGCGGCGGGGATGAACACGGCGACCCCGGCGGCGACCAGCGCGGCACCGCCGCCGATCATCAGGCCCGTACGGAAGCCGTCCTCCGAGGGCAGACTGAAGCCGCCGAGCGTGGTGGTCATCTGGGCGAGCACCACACCGACCACGGCGGCGGCGGTGGAGGTGCCCAGGGCGCGCATCAGCGTGTTGAAGCTGTTGGCGGAGGCGGTCTCGGACAGCGGCACCGTACTCATGATGAGCGCGGGCATCGCGCCGTATGCGAGGCCGACACCGGAGCTGACGACGAGGGAGACGATCAGCAGACCCCAGGCGGAGCCCATCAGCGCGAGCGACAGACCGTAGCCGGTGCCGATCACCAGGGAGCCCGTGACCAGGGTGAACTTGGGCCCGCGGGCGTTGGTGAGCTTTCCGCCGAGCGGGGAGAGCGCCATCATCATCAGGCCCGCCGGAGCCATCCAGAGGGCCATCGCCAGCATCGACTGGCCCAGACCGTAGCCGGTGGCCTCAGGCAACCTCAGGAGCTGCGGAGTGATCAGCGCCTGCGCGTACATGCCGAAGCCGACCAGGACCGAGGCGATGTTGGTGAGCAGCACGCGCGGATGAGCGGTGGTACGCAGGTCGACCAGCGGCTCGCGCGTCCGCAACTCCCAGAAGCCCCAGGACAGAAGGAGTACGGCGGCACCGGTGAACAGGCCGAGCGTGGTCGCCGAACCCCAGCCCCAGTCCGCGCCCTTGGACACCGCGAGCAGCAGGCACACCACACCACCGCCGAGGCCGAAGGCGCCCACGAAGTCGAAGCGCTGGCCCTTGGCACCGGCGGGGGTCTCGGGGACGAGGAAATAGATCATGGTGGTGACCGCGACGGCCAGGCCGGCGGCGCCCCAGAACAGCACCCGCCAGCTGGCGTACTGGGCGACCGCGGCGGCGATCGGCAGGCCGAGGCCGGCGCCGATCCCCAGGGAGGCGCTGACCAGGGCGATGGAGCCGCTGAGCTTCTCCGGCGCCATGACGTCACGCAGCAGGCTGATGCCGAGCGGCACCACGCCCATGCCGATGCCCTGCAGTCCCCGGCCCACGATCATCGGCACGACGGTCGAGGACAGCGCGCACACCACCGAGCCGATGATCAGCGGGGCACAGCACACCAGGAGCATGCGCCGCTTGCCGTGGAGGTCGCCGAGGCGCCCGCCGATCGGGCCGAAGACCGCTCCCGTCAGCAGCGTCGCGGTGATCACCCAGGAGGCGTTGGCCGCGCTGGTGTCGAGGATCGTGGGCAGCTCGGTGAGCAGCGGTGTCACCAGTGTCTGCATGATCGCGGCGACGATGCCGGCGAGCGCCAGCGTCGCGATGACGCCGCCCGGGCGGGCGGCGGTCGGGGGGTTGGCCGTCAAGGGATTCCTCCGTGCGATGAACCGGTGACAGGGCATACGTCATGCACCTGGCGTGCAGCATACCTGCCTCATGTATGGCACACGTCTCGTGCATGATGCACATGTCGGGTACGCTGCCTGGTCCGGTGGAGCCGGCCTGTCGGGATGGAAGGATCGCCCTGGTGGTATCCGCAACGAGGAGGTAGGCGACCGTGGAAGAGCCGACGCGCCGGGTCGAGTACGAGAACATGCTGCTCGGGCGCTACCACCATCTGAGCAAGAGCAAGGGGCGCCGCAAGGACTCCACGCTGGAGCGCAGCGCGTACATCCTCCTCAGCCGCATCCGTATCGAGGGGCCGATGTCGATCAGCGAGCTGAGCGACGCCTTCGGTCTGGACGCCTCCACCCTGCGTCGGCAGACCGCCGCCGCGCTGCGGGCCGGGCTGGTCGAGTACACCCTCGACCCGGAGGGCGGGGTGGCGCGCAAGTTCCGTATCACCGAGGAGGGCGAGCGCCGCCTGGACGAGGAGCGCGAGGGCAACGTCCGTACGCTCGCCATGGTGCTGTCCGGCTGGTCCGACGAGGACATCGCCGGGTTCGCCGACTACCTCGAACGCTTCAACACCAGCATCGAGCGCCTGCACGGCAAGCCGTGGCCGCGCCCGTAGCCGGTGTCCGCGCGCCGGGTAGCCTCGGGGGCATGCGGATCTCCGTCTCCTCGGACATGGACGAACCCGTCGCGCGCTTCCTCCTCGCGGAGTTGCGCGGCCGGGGTCACGACGTGCTGGTCCACGGCGCGCTGCGCGCCGGGGACGACCCCCGGTGGGCGGTCTGCTCGGCGGCGGCGGCGCGCGAGGTCGCCTCCGGTGCGTCGGACCAGGCCGTCGTGTGCTGCTGGACGGGCACCGGCGCGTCGATCGCCGCGAACAAGGTGACCGGGGTACGGGCCGCGCTGTGCACGGACGCGTACACGGCCGACGGTGCCCGCCGCTGGAACGACGCCAACGTGCTGGCGATCGGGCTGCGGCTGACCTCCGAGCCGCTGCTCAAGGAGATCCTCGACGCCTGGTTCGGCGCCGAGGCCAGCCAGGACCCCGACGACCGGGAGAACGTGGCCCGCGTCGAGCGGCTCGACGTCAGCCGGGGTACCGGCCGGACCGGATGAAGACGGGTCTGGCCCACAGCGGCGGCTCGGGCGGGGCTTCCGGCGCTCCGGACGCCCTCGGCGCGGCCGTCCTGGTCGGCGCGTGTCCCGGCGGGAAACCGCGCGACGCCTCGGCGGCCCTGAGCGCCGCCACGAAGGACAGGCAGGAGTCGTACCGGTCGTCCGGGGACTTGGCCAGCGCCGTCGCCATGACCTGATCCATGGCGGGAGGCAGATCCGGGCGCCCGCCGGTCAGCGGGGGCGGCTCGTCGTACTGGTGCGCCCACAGCAGGGCCATGTCGTCGTCCCGTTGGAAGGGCGGCCGGCCGGCGAGGGTCTCGTGGACGACGCAGGCGAGGCTGTAGACGTCGCAGCGGCCGTCGACGGGCTTGCCCGAGATCTGCTCCGGCGCCACGTAGTCGAGCGTCCCCACGAACTGGCCGACGCTGGTGAAGCCCGTCAGGGACAGCGACTTCTTCGTCAGGCCGAAGTCGGTGAGGTAGACGTGCTCGGGGTGGTCGCTGTCGGTTCCCTTCGCGACCAGGATGTTGCCGGGCTTCACGTCCCGGTGCACCAGACCGTGGTCGTGTGCCGCGTCGAGCGCGGAGGCGACCTGGGCGGCGATCCGGGTGGCGGTCGCGACCGGCAGCGGGCCCTCCCGGTCCAGAAGATGCCGCAGGTCGCTGCCTGCGACGTACCGCATGGCGATGTAGAGGACGCCGTCCGTCTCCCCCGCCTCGAAGACCGGCACGATGTGCGGATGGTCGATGGCGGCGGCCACCCGTGACTCGTGCGTGAAGCGGCGGCGGAACGTGTCGTTGCGGGCCAGTTCCGGTGCGAGCAGTTTCAGCGCGACCGTGCGTTCCAGGCGCAGATCCATGGCCTGGTAGACGACGGCCATGCCGCCGCGGCCGATCTCACGTTCGATGCGGTAGCTGGCGATCTGCCGTCCGACCAGCTCGGAGGGGCGGCCCGCGTACGGCTGTGTCTCACTCATCGCGGGTCACCGGTGGGATCAGACGCGTGGGTTCGTGGTCGCTCGGCTTGTGGTCCGCCGGCCGCCGGCCGGCCGGCCGGGGGTCGTTCGCCTGGTCCTGCGCCGGTTCCCGTTCGGGTTCCCCCACGACCCTCGTCGGTTCCGGGGTCGGGGCGGCGGCCGGTGGGAACCGTCGGGCGGCCGGGGTCTCGCGCGGCCTTTCCCCCACGGCGAACGTGCTCAGCCGCGCCCCGTCGCAGTACACCCACCGCTCGTGCGCGGCGTCGAACAGCCACAGCGACTCGCCGTCGACGACGACGCCGATCCGCAGCCCCTTCGTACGGTCGTGGAAGGACTCCCCTCCCCGATGCCCGGCGGCCAGGGCCTCCGCCTCGGTGCGGTAGCGCGTCAGGGCCTCCTCGGCGCGGGCCAGCAGCGGGCGCGGGTCGGCCGTACGGGCGGGTGCGGTGCCGGCGGCGGGGGGGTCCTGGGGCACGGAGACGAGGAGGCGGCCGTCGACCCAGGCGGACCAGCCGTTGGCGCACAGGACGTGGCCCCAGTCGCCGCGCCGCTCCAGGAGCTGGACCGGCAGCAGCGCGTCGAGGGCCACGGTGGGACGGGACGGGTCGGGGTCGTCCCAGGCGGGCAGTCCGCCCGGTGGGACGACATGGGTGGGGAGGAAGCCCGGGGTCGTCATCGCGGCTACTTCCGCATCACCGCGGGTTCGCGGCGGCGCAGCAGCCGGGCGACGAGCCAGCCGAAGAGCAGCGACAGGACGACGAGCATCCCCAGGTCGAGCAGCCACACCCCCGCAGAGTGCTCGAACAGCGGGTCCGAGGTGTCGGGGACGATCCGTTCGAGGTCGATCGTGCCGGCCATCGCGGCGAACGCCCACCGCGACGGCACCAGCCACGCCAGTTGTTCTAGGACGATCGTGCCCCGCACGTCCAGCAGCGCGCCGCAGAACACGACCTGGATGATCGCGAGGAGCACCAGCAGCGGCATGGTGACCTCCTCCTTGCGGACCAGCGCGGAGACGAGCAGACCGAGCATCATCGCGGTGAACGCGAGCAGCGCCACGGCCACCGTGATCTCGACCAGGGGCGGCAACAACACGCCTTCGCCGCCGGGGGCGTTGAGATCGACGCCGAGCAGGGCGACCAGGGTCAGGACGACCGCCTGGAGGACGGTGACGGTGCCGAGGACGACGACCTTGGACATCAGATAGGCGGATCTGGACAGGCCCACAGCCCGTTCGCGCCGGTAGATCACCCGTTCCTTGACCAGTTCGCGCACGGCGTTCGCCGCGCCCGTCAGCACGCCGCCCACGCACAGGATGAGCAGCGCGTTCATGGCGGTCTCCCGGTCCAGCGTGCTCCCCGCGAGCGCCCTGGCCATGGCGCCCATCACGAAGGGCAGGGCGATCATGATGACCAGGAAGGTGCGGTCGGCGCCGAGCGCGGCGGCGTACCGGCGCACGAGCGTGCTCAGTTGGGCGCCCCAGCTCTGTGGCTTGGGCGGCGGTGCCACGGCGATCGGCTCCAGGTCGGGCGGATACGGCTGCCCCGGGGAGGCGGTGACGTACTGACGCTGGAAGGGCGAGTCGCGGTACTCCCCCGCCCAGTCCCGTTCCTGGTCCCGCTCGAAGGCCTCGAAGGCTTCCGGCCACTGCTCGAACCCGAAGAAGGCGAGGGTGTCGTCCGGGGGCCCGTAGTAGGCGACCTTTCCGCCGGGCGCGAGGACGAGGAGGCGGTCGCAGACGTCGAGGCTGAGGACGCTGTGCGTGACGACGATGACCGTGCGGCCGTCGTCGGCGAGGCCGCGCAGCATGTGCATCACCGAGCGGTCCATGCCGGGGTCGAGACCGGAGGTCGGTTCGTCCAGGAACAGCAGCGAGGGCTTCGTCAGCAGTTCCAGGGCGACGCTGACCCGCTTGCGCTGGCCGCCGGAGAGGCTGTGGATGGGCTGGGCGGCGCGTTGTTCGAGGCCCAGTTCGCGGATCACCTCGTCCACCCGCGCCTGCCGCTCGGCCTTCGCGGTGTCCTGCGGGAAGCGGAGTTCGGCGGCGTAGGTGAGGGCCCTGCGGACGGTCAGCTGGGCGTGCAGGATGTCGTCCTGCGGGACCAGGCCGATGCGCTGGCGCAGTTCGGCGTAGTCGCGGTAGAGGTCGCGGCCGTCGTAGAGGACCGTGCCGCTGTCGGCGGGGCGCTGACCGGTGAGGGCGTTCAGGAGGGTGGACTTGCCGGCGCCGCTCGGGCCGACCACGGCGAGGAGGCATTTCTCGCCGACCGGAAACGACACCTTGTCGAGGAGCGTCTTCCGGCCGCGGTCGACGGCGACGGTCAGTTCCTGGACGTCGAGGGAGACCTCACCGGTGTCGACGTACTCCTGGAGTTCGTCGCCGACCAGGCAGAACGCGGAGTGCCCGATGCCGACGATGTCACCGGGAGTGACCGGCGCCTGATCGACGGGCGTGCCGTTGAGGAAGGTGCCGTTGTGGCTGCCGAGGTCGACGATCTCGTAGGTGCCCTCCGGCCGCGCCCGCAGCTCGGCGTGCCGTCGGGAGACGACGAGGTCGTCGATGACCAGGTCGTTGTCGGCGGCGCGGCCGATCCGGACGGTCCGCTCGGGCAGCGGACGGACGCTGGTGGGCTGCCGGAAGGTGCCGGTGGAGGCGGGGTGGAAGACCCCGGAGGGGCGCTCGGGGGCGAGGCCGGTGAGTACCACCCGGGGGCCGTCGGGGAGGCTCCCGAAGTGGATGACGGTGCCCGGGCCGACGTCCCACTCGTGGACGCGCCGGCCGTCGGCGTAGGTGCCGTTGGTGCTGTTCTCGTCCGCGATCGTCCAGTGGCCGGCCTCGGCCCGGAGCACCGCGTGGTGCCACGAGACCCGGTCGTCGTCGAGGACGACGTCGCTCAGCGGGTCGCGCCCCACGTGGTAGGCGTGGCTCGGGGTCATCACGGTGGAGCCCGACTCGGTTTCCAGCACGAGTTCGGGTGGAGTCGGTGCGAGGGACCGCTCTGCCATGCCGAAAATTCTACCGATTCACCCCGATATGCGCCCGGCCGCTCCGGCGCGGACCGGCGGACCACGGCGATCCCGGGCCCGGGGGGTCAGGCGGCGGGAGCGGCGATTCTCTGGGCGATGCGCTGCATGCGCACGGCGTCGACGGACTCCGCGAGCAGCTCGTACTCCGTGGTGTCGTCGTTGGTGGCGATCCGGACCAGGTTCCCTGCCGCCAACTCCTCGGCGACCAGCACCTGTTGCCCGTCGTCGGTGGACCAGGCGCGCAGCAGGCTCGGCACGTCCGGTACGGTGTCGGCGACCGGAACGACCGCATTCGGGGGGAAGTTCGGGTTCTCGGGTCGCGGGTCGAGGCGCTCGGCGATCCATAACGCGCGGTCGCGCATCCACCACAGCGCCAGCGCCAACGTGGGCGCGCGATAGGTACCGAGGGGGACGCCGACGCGCCGGCCGCCGCACCAGCCGTACGCGGTGACATGGCACAGGAACTCGTCGTGCACGCTTCACTCCCCCGATCACACCGCCGATGTCCGCCCGGTCCCATTCGCCGCGCGGACCCGCTCCCGCCTCACAGACTTGCTGGTCGTGCGCACTCCGACGACAAGATCGTCACGCACAGTGACGTGAGGAACGCACATGGGTGCGCGTTCGTTCATGACTCAATCGCCCTGTCACTCGAGTATCGCCACTCCTGACACTCTGTCACCATGCCAATTCGGCCAGTCTCCTGGCATATGCGAGGGCGCGATTGGCCGAAACGGCTCGAAGGGCCCTCCGACCGGGCCTTCCTCGGCATGACCTCCGAGGTGATCGACGCCCTCCGGCAGGTCCGGGCGTCGTATGCGGTGCCGGAACGAGGAGGCAGCAGTCGACTCCGCACCCGGTCACCGCCCCATACGTATGTCCTCGACGGAGGGTTCAACGATCATGCCCGCGGCTCAAGACCGCCCAGACCGCTACGAGACCACCGTCGCCCGCTGTCTCCAGGCCTGGAACACGGGTGGCGGGGAGGCGCCGGCCGAGGCGGTCGCCGCCTGGGCCGCCGACGGCGGCTACACC from the Streptomyces sp. NBC_00310 genome contains:
- a CDS encoding MFS transporter, producing MTANPPTAARPGGVIATLALAGIVAAIMQTLVTPLLTELPTILDTSAANASWVITATLLTGAVFGPIGGRLGDLHGKRRMLLVCCAPLIIGSVVCALSSTVVPMIVGRGLQGIGMGVVPLGISLLRDVMAPEKLSGSIALVSASLGIGAGLGLPIAAAVAQYASWRVLFWGAAGLAVAVTTMIYFLVPETPAGAKGQRFDFVGAFGLGGGVVCLLLAVSKGADWGWGSATTLGLFTGAAVLLLSWGFWELRTREPLVDLRTTAHPRVLLTNIASVLVGFGMYAQALITPQLLRLPEATGYGLGQSMLAMALWMAPAGLMMMALSPLGGKLTNARGPKFTLVTGSLVIGTGYGLSLALMGSAWGLLIVSLVVSSGVGLAYGAMPALIMSTVPLSETASANSFNTLMRALGTSTAAAVVGVVLAQMTTTLGGFSLPSEDGFRTGLMIGGGAALVAAGVAVFIPAATVADSGSGPEEQNPSTVEAPASAA
- a CDS encoding MarR family winged helix-turn-helix transcriptional regulator, with the protein product MEEPTRRVEYENMLLGRYHHLSKSKGRRKDSTLERSAYILLSRIRIEGPMSISELSDAFGLDASTLRRQTAAALRAGLVEYTLDPEGGVARKFRITEEGERRLDEEREGNVRTLAMVLSGWSDEDIAGFADYLERFNTSIERLHGKPWPRP
- a CDS encoding RpiB/LacA/LacB family sugar-phosphate isomerase; the protein is MRISVSSDMDEPVARFLLAELRGRGHDVLVHGALRAGDDPRWAVCSAAAAREVASGASDQAVVCCWTGTGASIAANKVTGVRAALCTDAYTADGARRWNDANVLAIGLRLTSEPLLKEILDAWFGAEASQDPDDRENVARVERLDVSRGTGRTG
- a CDS encoding serine/threonine-protein kinase produces the protein MSETQPYAGRPSELVGRQIASYRIEREIGRGGMAVVYQAMDLRLERTVALKLLAPELARNDTFRRRFTHESRVAAAIDHPHIVPVFEAGETDGVLYIAMRYVAGSDLRHLLDREGPLPVATATRIAAQVASALDAAHDHGLVHRDVKPGNILVAKGTDSDHPEHVYLTDFGLTKKSLSLTGFTSVGQFVGTLDYVAPEQISGKPVDGRCDVYSLACVVHETLAGRPPFQRDDDMALLWAHQYDEPPPLTGGRPDLPPAMDQVMATALAKSPDDRYDSCLSFVAALRAAEASRGFPPGHAPTRTAAPRASGAPEAPPEPPLWARPVFIRSGRYPG
- a CDS encoding FHA domain-containing protein is translated as MAERSLAPTPPELVLETESGSTVMTPSHAYHVGRDPLSDVVLDDDRVSWHHAVLRAEAGHWTIADENSTNGTYADGRRVHEWDVGPGTVIHFGSLPDGPRVVLTGLAPERPSGVFHPASTGTFRQPTSVRPLPERTVRIGRAADNDLVIDDLVVSRRHAELRARPEGTYEIVDLGSHNGTFLNGTPVDQAPVTPGDIVGIGHSAFCLVGDELQEYVDTGEVSLDVQELTVAVDRGRKTLLDKVSFPVGEKCLLAVVGPSGAGKSTLLNALTGQRPADSGTVLYDGRDLYRDYAELRQRIGLVPQDDILHAQLTVRRALTYAAELRFPQDTAKAERQARVDEVIRELGLEQRAAQPIHSLSGGQRKRVSVALELLTKPSLLFLDEPTSGLDPGMDRSVMHMLRGLADDGRTVIVVTHSVLSLDVCDRLLVLAPGGKVAYYGPPDDTLAFFGFEQWPEAFEAFERDQERDWAGEYRDSPFQRQYVTASPGQPYPPDLEPIAVAPPPKPQSWGAQLSTLVRRYAAALGADRTFLVIMIALPFVMGAMARALAGSTLDRETAMNALLILCVGGVLTGAANAVRELVKERVIYRRERAVGLSRSAYLMSKVVVLGTVTVLQAVVLTLVALLGVDLNAPGGEGVLLPPLVEITVAVALLAFTAMMLGLLVSALVRKEEVTMPLLVLLAIIQVVFCGALLDVRGTIVLEQLAWLVPSRWAFAAMAGTIDLERIVPDTSDPLFEHSAGVWLLDLGMLVVLSLLFGWLVARLLRRREPAVMRK